CAATATGAGTTCAATACCGCCAACGGCCAGACAGACCCAGACTGCCGCGTGCGCGTCAACTGCCACGCAGTGCCGGGCGTATGGCAGTACGAAGCCCTCGCATTTAAGCCGGGCCTTGTCATGCGCTGGTTCCGCGACGGTTTCTGTGAACGGGAAAAAGAACTGGCAAAACAGACCGGGCAGGACCCTTATGATCTGATGAACGAGCAGGCGGCAAAAATTCCCGCAGGTTCCTATGGCATGATGTGCACGTTCTCGGATGTCATGAACTTCATCTGCTGGAAACACGCCGCTCCTACATTTACGAATTTTGAGCTCGACCCGCTTAAATTTAACCGCTACACCTTTTACCGGGCAATTCTCGAGAATACGGCAATGCTCGCAAAAGGACATATGGAGCTTGTAAGGGAAGCCACCGGCAATATTCCAAAGGAAGTTGTATTTGCAAACGGTGCTTCCAAGAGCGATCTCTGGTGCCAGATCGTAGCTGATGTCCTCGGTCTTCCGGTGAAAGTGCCGGTCGTGAAAGAGGCTTCTGCTCTCGGCGCTGCCATCATCGCCGGTTACGGTGTCGGCATTTATTCCAGCATCTCCGATGCGGCGGCAAAACTTGTCAAATGGGATAAAGTCTACGAACCGAATATGGAAAACCACAAAGTGTACGAAGAAATGTATGAACCATGGCGCAAGGTGTATGCAGCTCAGTTAGAACTCAGCAATCAGAGACTGACAAAAAATATGTGGGCAGCGCCCGGCGCCGGAAACGGTCTGTAATTACAATACCACTAATTAATATAGAAAGGATACTGATATTATGTTTATCAAGCATGAAAATGACGAAGAATACCGCTTCGGAGACAGCGGACCCAAATATCTGATGAAAGGTCCCCGTTCCAACTTTGCCCTCGTTCAGTTCCAGCCGGGACAACACTTTCAGGCACATTATCATCAGATTATGGAGGAGAACTTCTTTATTTTGAGTGGTAAAGTGGATATTGTCGTCGACGGCACGATCCATACCCTGACCGAAGGACAGTTGATCCATATTGATCCGCTGGAAGTTCATTATGTCGCCAATCCTTATGATGAGCCTGTGAAAATGGTTTCCACTCTGGCTCCTTATCAGATACAGGATAAGACAGATGTCGAAAATCCGCCCTATGACCGCCTGAACAAATAACTGTCTTCCGATCAGCATGTAAAGTTTTTGACTACGGCATGACAGCAAAGGGCCCTGCACAGATGATACGCGCAGGGTCCTTTTTCGTTTATTTTATTACGTATTTATATATATTGTCTTGATCATCCTCTGCTTTTCTCCGCAAATGATTCCACCCTGCGGTTCTTCAACAGCCGTTATGCAGAATCTCCACCGCTTCGCGCAATGTCTGTACCTCTCCCACATTTCCCGGGAAAATGACGTAAGGAGTCTGCGGAAATTTGCTTTCTTCTCCTGTCTGCCATACCGGAATCCCCGGCCGGATCTGGCCAAGTACATTGGCGCACTTAACGCACAGCGCCTTTGTTCCCACATCGCTGGAGGTGATTCCTCCTTTGACTATAACAAAAGAAGGGGTTACCTGTAAATTCCCCACCAATCGACGCACACCGTCGCTGATCCTCACACTGCGCAGCAACGCGCTCTCTTTTGTATCGTCCGCCACCGTCAGCAATGTCCGTTCTGTGAAGCAGACTGCCGTCCTGCCATCTTTTATGATCTGTTCCTCCTGTGCCACACATCTGGCAATCTCCCGGTCAAAAGCCTCTTCTCCCTCTAACACCACACTGGATTTGAATTCCACAGGCACAACATATTCCAGTTTCAGCAGTTCCTCCAACTGCGCCGTCGTCTTGGCCGTATGGCTGCCGACTACCACGATTCCTCCGTTCTCCGTATCCTTCCCGATCATTTCATCTCTCGTCAGAAGCGGCCGGTCCGTAATACCTCCCACAACTTTGACAAATCCGGCGGCTGTGCGGAACATAAATTGTTTTCCTCTGTGCATCGCACGGTATAACGCAATACAAAATACTTTCACATCGCAATAGTCAATGGCATTGACACAGATCTTATTAAAATCCTCCGCCTGCATGAGCCGCTCTGTGATCTTGTCAATCTCTTTCCCGCGAATCATTTCCAGTGAAATACAGATCACATCCTCCGCCCGGTACGCCCCTTCCGTCTTTTCTTCGATATAGTCCGGAATCGAAGAATGCGTATAGCCGAATGTCTTGTCCCTGGCGAACTCTGTCTGCGCCGCCGGCACGAGTTCTTCCCCATATTTCACATAATGGATATTATCAACCGTGAAACGGCCTCCCTCTTTAAAAAAGGGCAACAGCACTTCTCCGTCTATCTTTCTGCCCGCTTTCTCCAGCCCCTCTTTTAAAAGCCGCGTTTCCAACGGATAATGTCCCCGCAAAGTGGAATCGCTCCTGGAAATAAAC
The sequence above is a segment of the Lachnospiraceae bacterium JLR.KK008 genome. Coding sequences within it:
- a CDS encoding cupin domain-containing protein, with translation MFIKHENDEEYRFGDSGPKYLMKGPRSNFALVQFQPGQHFQAHYHQIMEENFFILSGKVDIVVDGTIHTLTEGQLIHIDPLEVHYVANPYDEPVKMVSTLAPYQIQDKTDVENPPYDRLNK
- a CDS encoding four-carbon acid sugar kinase family protein; translation: MKTTEEKQSCSILDQYPQMDEAELDALLGEEIARNEVKFVVLDDDPTGVQTVHDIQVYTDWTTESLRKGFSGADKVFYILTNSRGMTEDETTRVHHEIIEAAEQAAKETGRSYLFISRSDSTLRGHYPLETRLLKEGLEKAGRKIDGEVLLPFFKEGGRFTVDNIHYVKYGEELVPAAQTEFARDKTFGYTHSSIPDYIEEKTEGAYRAEDVICISLEMIRGKEIDKITERLMQAEDFNKICVNAIDYCDVKVFCIALYRAMHRGKQFMFRTAAGFVKVVGGITDRPLLTRDEMIGKDTENGGIVVVGSHTAKTTAQLEELLKLEYVVPVEFKSSVVLEGEEAFDREIARCVAQEEQIIKDGRTAVCFTERTLLTVADDTKESALLRSVRISDGVRRLVGNLQVTPSFVIVKGGITSSDVGTKALCVKCANVLGQIRPGIPVWQTGEESKFPQTPYVIFPGNVGEVQTLREAVEILHNGC